From a region of the Streptomyces sp. NBC_00193 genome:
- the radA gene encoding DNA repair protein RadA — MAARTSRSSAKDRPSYRCTECGYSTAKWLGRCPECQAWGTVEELGGAPAVRTTAAGRVTTAAVPIGQVDVRTATARSTGVDELDRVLGGGLIPGAVVLLAGEPGVGKSTLLLDVAAKAASDEHRTLYVTGEESASQVRLRAERIGALSDHLYLAAETDLSAVLGHLDAVKPALLIMDSVQTVASPEIDGAPGGMAQVREVAGALIRASKERGMSTLLVGHVTKDGAIAGPRLLEHLVDVVLSFEGDRHARLRLVRGVKNRYGATDEVGCFELHDEGITGLADPSGLFLTRRTEAVPGTCLTVTLEGKRPLVAEVQALTVDSQIPSPRRTTSGLETSRVSMMLAVLEQRGRITALGKRDIYTATVGGVKLTEPAADLAVALALASAASDVPLPKNLVAIGEVGLAGEVRRVTGVQRRLAEAFRLGFTHALVPVDPGKVPAGMKVTEVADMGDALRVLPRGRSRTPAKERAAD, encoded by the coding sequence ATGGCTGCCCGTACATCTCGTTCATCCGCCAAGGACCGGCCGTCCTACCGCTGTACCGAGTGCGGGTACTCCACCGCCAAGTGGCTCGGCCGGTGCCCCGAGTGCCAGGCCTGGGGCACCGTCGAGGAGCTCGGGGGCGCCCCCGCCGTGCGCACCACCGCGGCCGGCCGGGTCACCACGGCCGCCGTGCCGATCGGGCAGGTCGACGTCCGGACCGCGACCGCGCGCAGCACCGGCGTGGACGAGCTGGACCGGGTGCTGGGCGGCGGGCTGATCCCCGGTGCGGTCGTCCTGCTCGCGGGCGAGCCGGGGGTAGGCAAGTCGACGCTGCTGCTCGACGTCGCGGCGAAGGCCGCCTCCGACGAGCACCGCACCCTCTACGTCACCGGAGAGGAGTCGGCGAGCCAGGTGCGGCTGCGGGCCGAGCGGATCGGCGCGCTCAGCGACCACCTCTACCTCGCAGCCGAGACCGACCTGTCGGCCGTGCTCGGGCACCTGGACGCCGTGAAGCCCGCACTGCTGATCATGGACTCCGTGCAGACGGTCGCCTCCCCCGAGATCGACGGCGCGCCCGGCGGCATGGCGCAGGTCCGGGAGGTGGCCGGGGCGCTGATCCGGGCCTCCAAGGAGCGCGGGATGTCCACGCTGCTCGTCGGCCACGTCACCAAGGACGGGGCGATCGCCGGTCCCCGCCTGCTGGAGCACCTCGTGGACGTGGTCCTGAGCTTCGAGGGCGACCGGCACGCGCGGCTGCGCCTGGTGCGCGGGGTGAAGAACCGGTACGGCGCCACGGACGAGGTCGGCTGCTTCGAACTGCACGACGAGGGCATCACCGGCCTCGCCGACCCGAGCGGGCTGTTCCTGACCCGCCGCACCGAGGCCGTCCCCGGCACCTGCCTGACGGTGACCCTGGAGGGCAAGCGGCCCCTGGTCGCGGAGGTGCAGGCGCTGACGGTGGACTCGCAGATCCCCTCGCCGCGCCGCACCACCTCCGGGCTGGAGACCTCGCGCGTCTCGATGATGCTGGCGGTGCTGGAGCAGCGCGGGCGGATCACGGCGCTCGGCAAGCGGGACATCTACACCGCGACCGTGGGCGGGGTGAAGCTGACCGAGCCGGCCGCCGACCTGGCCGTCGCGCTGGCACTGGCCTCGGCGGCCAGCGACGTACCGCTCCCGAAGAACCTGGTCGCCATCGGGGAGGTCGGCCTCGCGGGCGAGGTCCGGCGCGTGACGGGCGTCCAGCGGCGGCTCGCGGAGGCGTTCCGGCTGGGCTTCACGCACGCGCTGGTGCCGGTGGACCCGGGGAAGGTGCCAGCGGGCATGAAGGTGACCGAGGTCGCCGACATGGGCGACGCCCTACGGGTCCTGCCGCGCGGGCGGTCGCGTACGCCGGCGAAGGAGCGGGCCGCCGACTAG
- the disA gene encoding DNA integrity scanning diadenylate cyclase DisA, with amino-acid sequence MAAKDGAAASGKSGASSKQEAMMRASLSAVAPGQPLRDGLERIVRGNTGGLIVLGMDKSVEAMCTGGFVLDVEFTATRLRELCKLDGALILDKDITKILRAGVQLVPDASIHTEETGTRHRTADRVSKQCGFPVVSVSQSMRLIALYVDGERRVLEESGAILSRANQALATLERYKLRLDEVAGTLSALEIEDLVTVRDVTAVAQRLEMVRRIATEIAEYVVELGTDGRLLSLQLDELTVGIEQERELVIRDYVPEPTAKRSRTVDEALPALDALTHPELLELAIVAKALGYTGSPETLDSAVSPRGYRLLAKVPRLPGAIIERLVEHFGGLQKLLAASVDDLQTVDGVGEARARSVREGLSRLAESSILERYV; translated from the coding sequence GTGGCAGCCAAGGACGGGGCAGCAGCATCCGGAAAGTCGGGCGCGAGCTCCAAGCAGGAGGCCATGATGCGCGCCTCGCTGAGCGCGGTCGCACCTGGTCAGCCCCTGCGTGACGGGCTCGAACGGATCGTTCGCGGCAACACCGGAGGGCTCATCGTCCTCGGCATGGACAAGTCCGTCGAGGCCATGTGCACGGGCGGTTTCGTCCTGGACGTGGAGTTCACGGCGACCCGGCTGCGCGAGCTGTGCAAGCTCGACGGCGCGCTGATCCTGGACAAGGACATCACCAAGATCCTGCGGGCGGGCGTCCAGCTGGTGCCCGACGCGTCGATCCACACGGAAGAGACGGGCACCCGGCACCGGACCGCGGACCGGGTCTCGAAGCAGTGCGGTTTCCCGGTGGTGTCGGTCTCGCAGTCGATGCGGCTGATCGCGCTGTACGTGGACGGCGAGCGGCGCGTGCTGGAGGAGTCCGGGGCGATCCTGTCGCGGGCGAACCAGGCGCTGGCCACGCTGGAGCGGTACAAGCTCCGCCTGGACGAGGTCGCCGGGACGCTGTCCGCGCTGGAGATCGAGGACCTGGTGACGGTCCGCGACGTCACGGCGGTGGCGCAGCGGCTGGAGATGGTGCGGCGCATCGCGACGGAGATCGCGGAGTACGTGGTGGAGCTCGGCACCGACGGCCGGCTGCTCTCCCTGCAGCTCGACGAGCTGACGGTCGGGATCGAGCAGGAGCGGGAGCTCGTCATCCGGGACTACGTGCCGGAGCCGACGGCGAAGCGTTCCCGCACGGTGGACGAGGCGCTGCCCGCGCTGGACGCGCTGACGCATCCGGAGCTGCTGGAGCTGGCGATCGTGGCGAAGGCCCTGGGGTACACGGGCTCGCCGGAGACCCTGGACTCGGCGGTGTCCCCGCGCGGGTACCGGCTGCTGGCGAAGGTGCCGAGGCTGCCGGGGGCGATCATCGAGCGGCTCGTGGAGCACTTCGGTGGGCTGCAGAAGCTGCTGGCCGCCTCCGTGGACGACCTCCAGACGGTCGACGGCGTCGGCGAGGCGCGGGCGCGGAGCGTCCGCGAGGGCCTGTCCCGCCTGGCGGAGTCCTCCATCCTGGAGCGGTACGTCTAG
- a CDS encoding phosphatase PAP2 family protein, with protein MDSSGLYLDVTDFAHSTPAWVQSAFEFWTEYGLLVFGALFIAVWWRARGARDPRTVALAVLAPFVTALAYVASELVKSSVDEERPCRAVAGAAASLIKCPATGDWSFPSNHATIAGAAAVALAIAARKLVLLTLPLALLMAFSRVFVGVHYPHDVAMGLLLGASLAALAVLALAGPATRVVAAVRTSGGRTAVLITGADPAR; from the coding sequence ATGGACAGCTCCGGCCTCTACCTCGACGTCACCGATTTCGCCCACTCGACCCCCGCCTGGGTGCAATCGGCGTTCGAGTTCTGGACCGAGTACGGGCTGCTCGTCTTCGGCGCCCTCTTCATAGCCGTGTGGTGGCGTGCGCGCGGCGCCCGCGACCCCCGCACGGTGGCGCTCGCGGTGCTCGCCCCCTTCGTCACCGCCCTGGCGTACGTCGCCTCCGAGCTGGTGAAGTCCAGCGTCGACGAGGAGCGCCCCTGCCGGGCCGTGGCCGGGGCGGCGGCCTCGCTGATCAAGTGCCCGGCCACCGGCGACTGGTCCTTCCCCAGCAACCACGCCACCATCGCGGGAGCCGCGGCCGTGGCTCTGGCGATCGCCGCACGCAAGCTCGTGCTGCTGACCCTTCCGCTGGCCCTGCTGATGGCCTTCTCCCGCGTCTTCGTCGGCGTCCACTACCCGCACGACGTGGCCATGGGCCTGCTGCTCGGCGCGAGCCTCGCCGCGCTCGCCGTCCTCGCGCTCGCCGGCCCCGCGACCAGGGTCGTCGCCGCCGTGCGGACGAGCGGCGGCCGCACGGCCGTCCTGATCACCGGCGCGGACCCCGCCCGCTGA
- a CDS encoding A/G-specific adenine glycosylase: MTATIPATALHSPVIAWFEAHARDLPWRRPEAGPWGVMVSEFMLQQTPVNRVLPVYEQWLARWPRPADLAADAPGEAVRAWGRLGYPRRALRLHGAATAITERHGGDVPREHAQLLALPGIGEYTAAAVASFAYGQRHAVLDTNVRRVFARTATGVEYPPNATTAAERRLARALLPEDEDTAARWAAASMELGALVCTAKSPDCGSCPVAGLCAWRLAGKPAHEGPPRRGQTYAGTDRQVRGRLLAVLREAVGAVPQSVLDTVWEEPVQRARALDGLVSDGLVEPLPGLMYRLPAGPAKAGPDAASAPSPDAS, from the coding sequence ATGACTGCAACCATTCCCGCCACCGCGCTGCACTCCCCCGTCATCGCGTGGTTCGAAGCACACGCCCGCGACCTGCCCTGGCGCCGCCCCGAGGCCGGCCCCTGGGGGGTGATGGTCAGCGAGTTCATGCTCCAGCAGACCCCCGTCAACCGGGTCCTGCCGGTCTACGAGCAGTGGCTCGCCCGCTGGCCCCGGCCCGCCGACCTCGCCGCCGACGCACCGGGTGAGGCCGTACGCGCCTGGGGCCGCCTCGGTTACCCGCGCCGGGCCCTGCGCCTGCACGGCGCGGCCACTGCCATAACGGAGCGCCACGGGGGCGACGTACCGCGCGAGCACGCCCAGTTGCTGGCCCTGCCCGGGATCGGCGAGTACACGGCGGCGGCCGTGGCCTCCTTCGCGTACGGGCAGCGGCACGCGGTGCTCGACACGAACGTGCGCCGGGTCTTCGCGCGCACCGCGACCGGGGTCGAGTACCCGCCGAACGCCACGACCGCCGCCGAGCGGCGCCTGGCGCGGGCCCTGTTGCCCGAGGACGAGGACACCGCGGCCCGCTGGGCCGCGGCCTCCATGGAGCTCGGGGCACTGGTGTGCACGGCCAAGAGCCCGGACTGCGGGAGCTGTCCGGTGGCCGGGCTGTGCGCGTGGCGGCTGGCCGGGAAGCCCGCTCACGAGGGACCGCCGCGGCGCGGGCAGACGTACGCCGGGACGGACCGGCAGGTGCGCGGCCGGCTCCTCGCCGTGCTGCGCGAGGCGGTCGGCGCCGTGCCGCAGTCGGTCCTGGACACCGTCTGGGAGGAGCCCGTACAGCGGGCCCGCGCGCTCGACGGGCTGGTCTCGGACGGGCTCGTGGAGCCGCTGCCCGGGCTCATGTACCGCCTTCCGGCCGGCCCCGCGAAGGCCGGCCCCGACGCCGCATCCGCCCCCTCGCCCGACGCCTCCTGA
- a CDS encoding SigE family RNA polymerase sigma factor codes for MAHGEVLEFEEYVRTRQDALLRSARRLVPDPTDAQDLLQTALVRTYGRWDGIADKSLADAYLRRVMINTRTEWWRARKLEEVPTEQLPDASVEDGSDQRADRALLMDILKVLAPKQRSVVVLRHWEQMSTEETAAALGMSAGTVKSTLHRALARLRQELESRDLDMRALERGDHTIRYEGRERCAA; via the coding sequence ATGGCGCACGGCGAGGTACTCGAATTCGAAGAGTACGTACGCACCCGGCAGGACGCGCTGCTGCGCAGTGCCCGTCGCCTGGTTCCGGACCCGACCGACGCACAGGACCTCCTGCAGACCGCGCTCGTCCGCACCTACGGCCGCTGGGACGGCATCGCCGACAAGTCCCTTGCCGACGCCTACCTGCGCCGTGTCATGATCAACACCCGCACCGAATGGTGGCGGGCCCGCAAGCTCGAAGAGGTTCCCACCGAGCAGCTCCCCGACGCCTCCGTCGAGGACGGTTCGGACCAGCGTGCCGACCGCGCCCTGCTCATGGACATCCTCAAGGTGCTCGCGCCCAAGCAGCGCAGCGTGGTGGTGCTGCGACACTGGGAGCAGATGAGCACCGAGGAGACGGCCGCGGCGCTCGGCATGTCGGCGGGAACCGTGAAGAGCACTCTGCACCGCGCACTGGCACGGCTCCGGCAGGAACTGGAGAGCCGGGACCTGGACATGCGCGCACTGGAGCGCGGTGACCACACCATCCGGTACGAGGGGCGTGAGCGGTGCGCGGCCTGA
- the cseB gene encoding two-component system response regulator CseB encodes MAETHVLFVEDDDVIREATTLALERDGFVVTAMPDGLSGLESFRADRPDIALLDVMVPGMDGVSLCRRIRDESTVPVIMLSARADSIDVVLGLEAGADDYVTKPFDGSVLVARIRAVLRRFGHAGGPQGGGSEEDSSGERGVLAFGDLEVDTEGMEVRKAGASVALTPTEMRLLLEFSTSPGTVLSRDRLLERVWDYDWGGDTRVVDVHVQRLRTKIGQDRIETVRGFGYKLKA; translated from the coding sequence ATGGCCGAGACCCATGTGCTGTTCGTGGAGGACGACGACGTCATCCGTGAGGCCACGACCCTGGCGCTGGAACGCGACGGGTTCGTGGTCACGGCCATGCCCGACGGGCTGTCCGGCCTGGAGTCCTTCCGGGCGGACCGGCCCGACATCGCGCTGCTCGACGTGATGGTGCCCGGGATGGACGGGGTGAGCCTGTGCCGCCGCATCCGCGACGAGTCCACCGTCCCCGTCATCATGCTGTCGGCGCGCGCCGACTCCATCGACGTGGTGCTGGGCCTGGAGGCGGGTGCCGACGACTACGTCACCAAGCCCTTCGACGGCTCCGTCCTCGTCGCCCGCATCCGCGCGGTGCTCCGCCGCTTCGGCCACGCCGGCGGTCCGCAGGGCGGCGGGTCCGAGGAGGACTCCTCCGGCGAGCGCGGGGTGCTGGCCTTCGGTGACCTGGAGGTCGACACGGAGGGCATGGAGGTGCGCAAGGCCGGCGCCTCGGTGGCACTGACCCCCACCGAGATGCGGCTGCTGCTGGAGTTCTCCACCTCTCCCGGCACCGTGCTCTCGCGCGACCGGCTGCTGGAGCGGGTCTGGGACTACGACTGGGGCGGCGACACCCGCGTCGTGGACGTCCACGTCCAGCGGCTGCGCACCAAGATCGGGCAGGACCGGATCGAAACGGTCCGGGGATTCGGATACAAGCTCAAGGCCTGA
- the cseC gene encoding two-component system sensor histidine kinase CseC, translating into MKRFTLRTGIRWKITLAIASVGALTAIALSLVVHSAARVSMLESAREVQLDRVQFISRNAEAGRKPPMGAKLNDPDLPGELREKARSGRRGTYIQDNPHGLPEVWAAVPLGNGQVLSLHTQFRESANMVRDLDRALVVGSLAVVVGGSALGVLIGGQISRRLRKAAAAAQRVAHGDPEVRVRDAVGGVVRDETDDLARAVDAMADALQQRLEAERRVTADIAHELRTPVTGLLTAAELLPPGRPTELVRDRAQALRALVEDVLEVARLDSASERAELQEVALGEFVQRRVNSLMPEASVRIVADEIVSTDPRRLERILGNLLANAARYGRAPVQVDVEGRVVRVRDHGPGFPEALLREGPSRFRTGSTDRAGVGHGLGLTIAEGQARVLGARLTFRNVAAPGGFVAHGGAAAGAVAVLWLPEHAPTATGSFPILRRED; encoded by the coding sequence ATGAAGCGGTTCACCCTGCGGACCGGGATCCGCTGGAAGATCACGCTCGCCATCGCGTCCGTGGGCGCGCTGACCGCCATCGCCCTGAGCCTGGTGGTGCACAGTGCTGCCCGCGTATCGATGCTGGAAAGCGCGCGCGAGGTGCAGCTCGACCGGGTGCAGTTCATCTCCCGCAACGCCGAGGCCGGCCGCAAGCCCCCCATGGGCGCCAAGCTCAACGACCCGGACCTGCCCGGTGAGCTGCGCGAGAAGGCCCGGTCCGGCCGGCGCGGCACCTACATCCAGGACAACCCGCACGGGCTCCCCGAGGTGTGGGCGGCCGTACCGCTCGGCAACGGGCAGGTGCTGTCGCTGCACACGCAGTTCCGGGAGAGCGCCAACATGGTGCGCGACCTGGACCGGGCCCTGGTCGTCGGCTCCCTGGCCGTGGTGGTCGGCGGGTCGGCGCTCGGTGTGCTGATCGGCGGCCAGATCTCGCGCCGGCTGCGCAAGGCCGCGGCCGCCGCGCAGCGCGTGGCGCACGGGGATCCCGAGGTACGGGTGCGGGACGCGGTCGGGGGCGTCGTACGCGACGAGACCGACGACCTCGCGCGGGCGGTCGACGCGATGGCGGACGCGCTCCAGCAGCGGCTGGAGGCGGAGCGGCGGGTGACAGCCGATATCGCGCACGAACTGCGCACCCCGGTGACGGGCCTGCTCACGGCGGCGGAACTGCTGCCTCCGGGTCGGCCGACCGAGCTCGTAAGGGACCGCGCGCAAGCGCTGCGGGCGCTGGTCGAGGACGTGCTGGAGGTGGCCCGGCTGGACAGCGCGTCCGAGCGGGCCGAGCTCCAGGAGGTGGCGCTGGGCGAGTTCGTGCAGCGCCGGGTGAACTCGCTGATGCCGGAGGCGAGCGTACGGATCGTCGCGGACGAGATCGTCAGCACCGATCCGCGCCGCCTGGAGCGGATCCTCGGCAACCTCCTCGCGAACGCCGCGCGGTACGGGCGGGCGCCGGTCCAGGTCGATGTCGAAGGCCGGGTCGTACGGGTCCGGGACCACGGGCCGGGCTTCCCCGAGGCCCTGCTCCGGGAGGGCCCGAGCCGCTTCCGGACCGGATCCACGGACCGCGCCGGGGTCGGGCACGGGCTGGGGCTGACCATCGCGGAGGGGCAGGCGCGGGTGCTGGGCGCCCGGCTGACGTTCCGCAACGTGGCGGCGCCCGGCGGGTTCGTAGCCCATGGCGGCGCGGCGGCGGGGGCGGTGGCGGTGCTGTGGCTGCCGGAGCACGCACCGACGGCGACGGGGAGCTTCCCGATCCTGCGCCGGGAGGACTGA
- a CDS encoding LamG-like jellyroll fold domain-containing protein: protein MTDGTDRPHSPQPEPAPENGGYGFPPGIPAPGGYGFPPGRPEQYDQHAQHEQRDQNPQHDPYAQNDQYGRPAPDGGYGYPPGRPDQTASGEGHGYGYPQGGGYGYPPGPPAAGTFGPPMPFPEDSAPGGPAGPPGPGQGLPAAPFGEQPDWEAMADRSARDRRKKRLWMVGGAVTVLLLLAGGGTFMLLKTDEPGGSDKNDVADNAPATPPSASGSPGPGASPSKSYSPTVATDPSLLRDSVGKTNIRMGPEATVPKVGARHELTLKGTPNSYAQSTEPAVDTTKSFSLSVRVRNTSAAKGSHVIMSQGTGETFSFELGSDTVNNKQAWVFRVRTTEQGATPTMVTVAAEGLKTVKAWTVLTAVHDADMKKIHLYVEGKKAGEAAVPGIWQSSGPLQLGRARHQNAWAGSWTGSINYIRFYATPFTPEQAAAYRKGELDPGTRGSGTHAWITG from the coding sequence ATGACTGACGGTACGGATCGCCCGCACAGCCCCCAGCCCGAGCCCGCACCGGAGAACGGTGGCTACGGGTTCCCGCCGGGCATACCCGCGCCGGGCGGCTACGGGTTCCCGCCCGGCCGTCCGGAACAGTACGACCAGCACGCGCAGCACGAGCAGCGTGACCAGAACCCGCAGCACGATCCGTACGCGCAGAACGACCAGTACGGCCGGCCCGCGCCCGACGGCGGCTACGGCTACCCGCCCGGCCGGCCCGACCAGACCGCGTCGGGCGAGGGCCACGGCTACGGATACCCGCAGGGCGGTGGCTACGGCTACCCGCCGGGCCCGCCCGCGGCCGGCACCTTCGGCCCCCCGATGCCGTTCCCCGAGGACTCCGCCCCGGGCGGACCGGCCGGCCCGCCCGGACCCGGCCAGGGGCTGCCCGCCGCGCCCTTCGGCGAGCAGCCGGACTGGGAGGCGATGGCCGACCGGTCGGCGCGCGATCGGCGCAAGAAGCGGCTGTGGATGGTGGGCGGAGCGGTGACCGTCCTCCTGCTGCTCGCCGGCGGCGGAACGTTCATGCTGCTGAAGACCGACGAGCCGGGCGGGAGCGACAAGAACGACGTCGCCGACAACGCGCCCGCCACGCCGCCCTCCGCGTCCGGATCCCCCGGCCCCGGCGCGTCCCCGTCGAAGTCCTACTCCCCCACCGTCGCGACCGACCCCTCCCTGCTCCGCGACAGCGTCGGCAAGACCAACATCCGCATGGGCCCCGAGGCCACGGTGCCCAAGGTGGGCGCGCGCCACGAGCTCACCCTCAAGGGCACCCCGAACTCGTACGCCCAGTCCACCGAGCCGGCCGTCGACACGACCAAGAGCTTCTCGCTCTCGGTGCGCGTGAGGAACACCTCCGCGGCGAAGGGCTCGCACGTCATCATGAGTCAGGGCACCGGGGAGACGTTCTCGTTCGAGCTGGGCTCCGACACGGTGAACAACAAGCAGGCCTGGGTGTTCCGCGTACGGACCACCGAGCAGGGCGCCACGCCCACGATGGTGACCGTGGCCGCCGAGGGGCTCAAGACGGTCAAGGCGTGGACCGTGCTGACGGCCGTCCACGACGCCGACATGAAGAAGATCCACCTCTACGTGGAGGGCAAGAAGGCCGGCGAAGCAGCGGTCCCGGGGATCTGGCAGAGCTCGGGCCCCTTGCAGCTGGGCCGGGCCCGCCACCAGAACGCGTGGGCCGGTTCCTGGACGGGCTCCATCAACTACATCCGGTTCTACGCAACCCCCTTCACCCCCGAGCAGGCCGCCGCCTACCGCAAGGGCGAGCTGGATCCCGGTACGCGCGGCAGCGGGACCCACGCCTGGATCACCGGCTGA
- a CDS encoding M23 family metallopeptidase — MSAKRVSTRRTRIAIGATALGAALALGAGTTAAFADEVPQAELTGTVQLVAEQAAAQAAVAAKPAGLWEKPVSKYTLSATFGKGGSMWSHKHSGQDFAVPVGTPVDAVSAGTVVKAGPNGGGDGPAYGNAIVIKHANNTYSQYAHLSKIQVTVGEKVSKGEQIALSGNTGNSSGPHLHFEIRTTPNYGSAVNPVSFLRTVGVTI, encoded by the coding sequence ATGTCCGCGAAGCGCGTCAGCACCCGTCGTACCCGTATCGCCATCGGCGCCACCGCCCTGGGCGCGGCCCTGGCACTCGGGGCCGGGACGACCGCCGCCTTCGCCGACGAGGTGCCCCAGGCCGAGCTGACGGGCACCGTCCAGCTGGTCGCCGAGCAGGCCGCCGCCCAGGCCGCCGTCGCCGCGAAGCCGGCCGGCCTGTGGGAGAAGCCGGTGTCGAAGTACACGCTCTCCGCGACCTTCGGCAAGGGCGGCAGCATGTGGTCGCACAAGCACTCCGGCCAGGACTTCGCCGTCCCGGTCGGCACCCCGGTGGACGCCGTCTCCGCGGGCACCGTGGTCAAGGCCGGCCCCAACGGCGGCGGCGACGGCCCGGCCTACGGCAACGCCATCGTGATCAAGCACGCGAACAACACGTACTCCCAGTACGCGCACCTCTCGAAGATCCAGGTCACGGTCGGCGAGAAGGTCTCCAAGGGCGAGCAGATCGCCCTCTCCGGCAACACCGGCAATTCGAGCGGCCCGCACCTCCACTTCGAGATCCGGACCACCCCGAACTACGGCTCGGCCGTGAACCCGGTGTCCTTCCTGCGGACGGTCGGCGTCACCATCTGA